In Cryptomeria japonica chromosome 10, Sugi_1.0, whole genome shotgun sequence, a genomic segment contains:
- the LOC131858882 gene encoding uncharacterized protein LOC131858882, which yields MSNISGGEDSLILFATDYFTNWVEAIPTKYATSKVVIKFMEDHIITKFGVPARITVDNGMSFHLDEFTSFCGSYGINILYSSPYHPQANGKFESSNKNILKIIKKMLGQNKRSWVSKLEIALWVDRITIKKATSKSPFEWVYGTQERMLMHNLLSMHGFIVKEGLDVLEPMKERMEQLVELDEVKLEAQKKNIKIQQKEKYLYDKKAKYKKIQIGDLVLMWNSRARDKGRYG from the coding sequence ATGTCAAACATATCTGGTGGAGAAGATAGCTTGATTTTGTttgccactgactatttcaccaatTGGGTTGAAGCAATCCCTACCAAATACGCCACAAGTAAGGTAGTGATAAAATTTATGGAGGACCATATAATAACCAAATTTGGAGTGCCTGCTAGGATTACTGTGGACAATGGAATGAGTTTTCATTTAGATGAGTTCACTTCATTTTGTGGTAGCTATGGAATTAATATTCTATATTCATCACCCTACCATCCCCAAGCAAATGGAAAATTTGAATCTAGCAATAAAAACATCTTGAAGATAATCAAGAAAATGTTGGGTCAAAATAAAAGATCATGGGTCTCAAAACTCGAAATTGCATTATGGGTGGATAGGATCACAATTAAGAAGGCTACAAGCAAGTCTCCATTTGAATGGGTTTATGGAACACAAGAAAGGATGCTTATGCACAATCTCTTGTCTATGCACGGATTCATAGTTAAGGAAGGTTTGGATGTCCTTGAGCCAATGAAAGAGAGAATGGAACAACTTGTAGAATTGGACGAGGTCAAGCTGGAAGCACAAAAGAAGAATATAAAGatacaacaaaaggaaaaatacctgTATGATAAGAAGGCTAAATACAAGAAGATTCAAATAGGGGATTTAGTTCTTATGTGGAATTCTAGAGCTCGGGACAAAGGAAGGTATGGTTAG